A stretch of the Thiocystis violascens DSM 198 genome encodes the following:
- a CDS encoding CHASE domain-containing hybrid sensor histidine kinase/response regulator, which translates to MRRDGYLPTRLLPWLVLVAGLVVAYASWSNARQDALEHLASEFEFRANETLGAIQDRLHRQEEILLGAVGVFNASDTVSREEFRDYVDTLNLQRRYPGIQGVGFARWIPAHEKAAHLDRIRREGFPNYRIWPEDDRETWTSIIYLEPFTDRNLRAFGYDMYSEPVRRVAMERARDRGELAISGKVALVQETEQDVRAGFLMYMPLYVKHAAHATPDERRRNLLGWIYASFRMDDLMLGILKNHYEDMGRSLRLEIHDGDSPAPSAPLFDSNPATPLGVGASDPLGANVEMPGVETAFRFERDIEIAGHRWSVVIRSLPGFEARQTNERAKYLAILGGAGTLALTLVAWLLVHGRARALRIATELTHELSESETRYRQAFEANSAIKLMVDPETGRIVDANSAAVAFYGYPREQLLALSITDINPLPAEEMRRKMATAVAQTKLYFQFQHRLASGDLRDVEVYSGPVSVGGRTLVHSIVHDITGRRRIEAALLASETMLRTIYDLLPMGISITDRLGHIIDCNRASEALLSITRDEHLRRDYDGREWAILRPDGSPMPPEEYASVRAMVEQRTVRDVEMGIARPEGVTWLSVSAMPSTHPDYGVVIAFVDITERKRAEETLRQLAERLQLATESGGIGVWEWDFGDNRLIWDARMYALYGRREEDGVVAYAAWREWVHPEDLTRIEAGIEHARQECDLFRETLRVYWPDGTLHHLAVSGKVIRDAVDAPQRIIGVNRDITERQRAEAELRESEARTRAIIDASPVPLAIGYAMRDITYLNPAFVATFGYTLEDIPTWADWRLHAYPDPEYRHWIENVLLEDLARIQREGGTFEPQELNVRCKDGTIRTVVIARAALPGQTFEGVHLATFHDVTELKRAQELAEESAHIKSEFLANMSHEIRTPMNAIIGLSQLAQNKPLSPDVRDDLETIYRSSRSLLRILNDLLDYSKIEAERMTIERADFDLDDLLKTLQALFAVAADEKSLDFRIEVAPDVPRRLIGDALRLQQVLTNLLGNAIKFTEQGRVRLAVSALAIEETQTRLRWRVEDSGIGMSPETLSSLFQPFTQADGSISRRFGGTGLGLVISRKLLSLMGGRFEIESTPGIGTTFAFELTLELTAAERFDTGHRQRNGPDSVPDGLRQAPARTLDPIAALTDEPRSADATSAPSETLVELAAQIEALLSGMDLIPDQLLEELEATVPARDEALYRAFRRHIDQIDYRKASVCLEQLVHRKLTQLDTDDDSQ; encoded by the coding sequence ATGCGGCGTGATGGATACCTGCCCACTCGGCTCCTACCCTGGCTCGTGCTGGTCGCCGGTCTTGTCGTCGCCTACGCGAGTTGGAGCAACGCACGGCAGGATGCCCTAGAGCATCTTGCGTCGGAATTCGAGTTCCGCGCCAACGAAACCCTGGGAGCCATTCAGGATCGCCTGCATCGCCAGGAAGAAATTCTGCTGGGCGCGGTGGGCGTGTTCAACGCCTCCGATACTGTCTCTCGGGAGGAGTTTCGGGACTATGTGGACACACTGAATCTTCAGCGGCGCTATCCGGGCATCCAGGGCGTCGGTTTCGCGCGCTGGATTCCGGCTCACGAGAAGGCCGCCCATCTCGACCGGATCCGCCGGGAAGGGTTCCCGAACTATCGGATCTGGCCCGAGGATGACCGCGAAACCTGGACCTCGATCATCTATCTGGAACCCTTTACCGACCGCAATCTTCGCGCCTTCGGGTATGACATGTATTCGGAGCCGGTGCGGCGCGTGGCCATGGAGCGCGCGCGGGATCGGGGCGAACTGGCGATTTCAGGCAAGGTCGCGCTCGTGCAGGAAACGGAGCAGGACGTTCGGGCCGGTTTTCTCATGTACATGCCCCTGTACGTCAAACACGCGGCTCATGCGACCCCGGACGAACGCCGGCGCAACCTGCTGGGCTGGATCTATGCGTCGTTTCGCATGGACGATCTGATGTTGGGCATTCTCAAGAACCACTACGAGGACATGGGCCGCTCGCTGCGTCTGGAGATTCATGATGGAGACTCCCCCGCACCGTCGGCCCCGCTGTTCGATTCCAACCCCGCGACTCCGCTCGGGGTAGGCGCTTCGGATCCGCTCGGGGCGAATGTCGAAATGCCGGGGGTTGAAACGGCCTTTCGTTTCGAGCGGGATATCGAGATCGCCGGACATCGTTGGTCCGTCGTGATTCGATCGTTGCCCGGTTTTGAAGCGAGACAGACGAATGAGCGAGCGAAATATCTCGCGATCCTCGGTGGCGCCGGGACGCTCGCTTTGACCCTGGTGGCCTGGCTCCTGGTCCATGGTCGCGCGCGCGCCCTGCGGATCGCCACCGAGCTAACGCACGAATTGTCGGAGAGCGAGACGCGCTACCGTCAGGCGTTCGAGGCCAATAGCGCGATCAAGCTGATGGTCGATCCGGAGACCGGGCGGATCGTCGACGCCAACTCGGCGGCGGTCGCGTTCTATGGGTATCCGCGCGAGCAACTCCTGGCACTGTCCATCACGGACATCAATCCGCTTCCCGCCGAGGAGATGCGTCGCAAGATGGCGACTGCGGTCGCGCAAACAAAACTCTACTTCCAGTTCCAGCATCGCCTGGCCTCCGGCGATCTCCGCGACGTGGAAGTCTATTCCGGCCCAGTGAGCGTCGGCGGGCGCACGCTTGTGCATTCGATCGTGCACGACATCACTGGTCGTCGACGAATCGAAGCGGCGCTGCTCGCATCCGAGACCATGCTGCGGACCATCTACGACCTGCTGCCGATGGGCATCTCCATCACCGATCGCCTGGGTCATATCATCGACTGCAACCGTGCCTCGGAAGCCCTGCTTAGCATCACACGCGATGAGCATCTCCGGCGGGACTACGACGGCCGGGAATGGGCGATCCTCCGCCCGGACGGTTCGCCGATGCCGCCGGAGGAATACGCCAGCGTGCGCGCGATGGTCGAACAGCGGACAGTGCGCGACGTGGAGATGGGCATCGCCCGGCCCGAGGGCGTCACCTGGCTCTCGGTCAGCGCCATGCCCTCGACCCACCCCGACTATGGGGTGGTCATCGCCTTCGTTGATATCACCGAGCGGAAACGGGCGGAAGAGACGCTGCGGCAACTCGCGGAACGCCTGCAACTGGCGACCGAGTCCGGCGGCATCGGGGTGTGGGAGTGGGACTTCGGCGACAACCGGCTGATCTGGGACGCGCGGATGTACGCACTCTATGGCAGGCGGGAGGAGGATGGCGTCGTTGCTTACGCAGCCTGGCGGGAGTGGGTGCATCCCGAGGATTTGACCCGGATTGAAGCGGGTATCGAACATGCGCGGCAAGAGTGCGATCTGTTTCGAGAGACGCTCAGGGTCTACTGGCCGGATGGCACGCTTCACCATCTCGCGGTCTCCGGCAAAGTGATCCGGGATGCGGTCGATGCGCCCCAGCGGATAATCGGGGTCAATCGGGACATTACGGAACGCCAGCGGGCCGAGGCCGAATTACGCGAGAGCGAGGCCAGAACGCGGGCCATTATCGATGCCTCGCCGGTGCCCCTGGCCATCGGTTACGCGATGCGCGATATCACCTATCTGAACCCGGCCTTCGTCGCGACCTTCGGCTATACCCTGGAAGACATTCCCACCTGGGCGGACTGGCGGCTCCACGCCTATCCCGATCCGGAGTATCGCCACTGGATCGAAAACGTCCTGCTCGAAGACCTGGCAAGGATTCAGCGCGAAGGCGGAACATTCGAGCCGCAGGAACTGAACGTCCGTTGCAAAGACGGCACGATCCGCACGGTGGTCATCGCCCGGGCCGCGCTGCCGGGTCAAACCTTCGAGGGCGTTCATCTGGCCACCTTCCACGACGTGACCGAGCTCAAGCGGGCGCAGGAACTGGCCGAGGAGTCGGCGCACATCAAATCCGAATTCCTGGCCAACATGAGCCATGAAATCCGCACGCCCATGAACGCGATCATCGGATTGTCCCAACTGGCGCAGAATAAACCGCTGTCTCCCGACGTGCGCGACGATCTGGAGACGATTTATCGTTCCTCGCGAAGTCTGCTGCGGATTCTGAACGATCTTCTCGATTACTCGAAGATCGAGGCGGAGCGCATGACTATCGAGCGCGCCGACTTCGATCTGGACGATCTGCTGAAGACGCTGCAGGCGTTGTTTGCCGTCGCCGCCGATGAAAAATCGCTCGATTTCCGGATCGAGGTCGCGCCCGATGTTCCCCGCCGCTTGATCGGCGACGCACTGCGACTGCAGCAGGTGCTGACCAACCTGCTAGGCAACGCCATCAAATTCACCGAGCAGGGTCGGGTCAGGCTAGCGGTCTCCGCCCTGGCGATCGAGGAAACGCAGACCCGGCTGCGCTGGCGGGTTGAAGATAGCGGGATCGGGATGTCGCCGGAAACGCTGTCCAGTCTTTTCCAGCCCTTTACCCAGGCTGACGGATCGATCTCGCGGCGCTTTGGCGGTACCGGTCTGGGGTTGGTCATCAGTCGCAAACTGCTGTCCTTGATGGGCGGACGGTTCGAGATCGAGAGCACACCCGGCATCGGCACGACCTTCGCGTTTGAATTGACGCTGGAACTAACCGCCGCCGAACGATTTGACACCGGACACCGACAGAGAAATGGTCCGGACTCCGTGCCGGACGGGTTACGCCAGGCGCCTGCTCGGACCTTGGATCCGATCGCGGCCTTGACCGACGAGCCGCGATCCGCCGACGCGACGAGCGCACCCTCCGAGACGCTGGTGGAACTGGCTGCCCAAATCGAGGCGCTGTTGAGCGGGATGGACCTGATCCCCGATCAGTTGCTTGAGGAACTGGAGGCGACGGTGCCAGCCCGCGACGAGGCGCTCTACCGTGCGTTCAGACGCCATATCGATCAGATCGATTACCGCAAGGCGAGCGTGTGCCTGGAACAGTTGGTTCACCGCAAGCTGACGCAATTGGACACCGATGATGACAGCCAATGA
- a CDS encoding O-acetylhomoserine aminocarboxypropyltransferase/cysteine synthase family protein: protein MKLETLAIHAGFAPDPTTKSVATPIYQTTSYAFDDTQHGADLFDLKVAGNIYTRIMNPTSDVLEQRVAAMEGGVGALALASGMAAVTNAILTLAQAGDNIVAVSTLYGGSYNLFAHTLPRLGIQVRFAAPNDIAGMDSQIDAHTRAVFCESIGNPAGNVADIQAITDMAHAHGVPVIVDNTVPTPYLCRPFEHGGDIVVHALTKYMGGHGTTIAGALVDSGKFPWAEHAERFPLLNQPDISYHGVVYPEAFGPAAFIGRARVVPLRNMGAAISPFNSFLILQGIETIHVRMDRHCENALAVANFLKDHPKVGWVRYAGLPESPDYPLIQKYMDGAKASSILSFGIQGGIEAGARFIDALKLVVRLVNIGDAKTLACHPATTTHRQLSPEELARAGVSEDLIRLSIGIEHIDDIVADLEQALAAA, encoded by the coding sequence ATGAAGCTCGAAACCCTCGCCATCCACGCCGGCTTCGCGCCCGACCCAACCACCAAGTCGGTCGCCACGCCCATCTATCAGACCACCAGCTACGCTTTCGACGACACCCAGCACGGCGCCGATCTGTTCGACCTCAAGGTGGCGGGCAACATCTATACCCGCATCATGAATCCCACCAGCGATGTGCTGGAGCAGCGGGTCGCGGCGATGGAAGGCGGCGTTGGCGCGCTGGCGCTGGCCTCGGGCATGGCGGCCGTGACCAACGCGATTCTGACCCTCGCCCAGGCCGGCGACAACATCGTTGCGGTCTCGACGCTCTACGGCGGCAGTTACAATCTGTTCGCCCATACCCTGCCACGGCTCGGCATCCAGGTGCGGTTCGCCGCGCCCAACGACATTGCGGGCATGGACTCCCAGATCGACGCCCACACCCGTGCGGTCTTCTGCGAATCCATCGGCAACCCGGCGGGCAATGTCGCCGACATCCAGGCGATCACGGACATGGCGCATGCGCATGGGGTGCCGGTCATCGTCGACAACACGGTGCCCACGCCCTATCTCTGCCGTCCCTTCGAGCATGGCGGCGACATCGTGGTTCATGCGCTGACCAAATACATGGGCGGTCATGGCACCACCATTGCCGGCGCGCTGGTCGACTCTGGCAAGTTCCCCTGGGCCGAGCATGCCGAGCGCTTTCCGCTGCTCAATCAGCCGGATATTTCCTATCATGGCGTGGTCTATCCCGAGGCATTCGGCCCGGCAGCCTTTATCGGCCGCGCCCGCGTGGTGCCGCTGCGCAACATGGGCGCCGCCATCTCACCCTTCAACAGCTTTCTGATCCTGCAGGGGATCGAGACCATCCATGTCCGCATGGACCGCCATTGCGAGAACGCCCTGGCGGTGGCCAATTTCCTCAAGGATCATCCCAAGGTGGGCTGGGTCCGCTACGCCGGGCTGCCCGAGAGCCCGGATTATCCGCTGATCCAGAAATACATGGATGGCGCCAAGGCGAGTTCCATCCTGTCGTTCGGGATCCAGGGCGGGATCGAGGCCGGCGCGCGTTTCATCGACGCGCTCAAGCTCGTGGTGCGTCTGGTCAACATCGGCGATGCCAAGACGCTTGCCTGTCATCCGGCGACCACCACCCACCGTCAGCTTTCGCCGGAGGAGCTTGCGCGCGCGGGAGTTTCGGAGGATCTGATCCGCCTGTCCATCGGCATCGAGCATATTGACGACATCGTGGCCGATTTGGAGCAGGCGCTGGCCGCGGCTTAG
- a CDS encoding TIGR04063 family PEP-CTERM/XrtA system glycosyltransferase, with amino-acid sequence MRILHVLDHSLPLHSGYTFRTASILREQGKLGWKTFHLTSPRQSGSSQAEEDAEGLHFFRTPPPTGVLGDLPLLRPWLEMRLTEQRLLGLAKTLKPDLLHAHSPVLNAIPTLRAGRRLGIPVVYEIRAFWEDAAVDHGTTREGSPRYRATRALETWALKRVDHVFTICEGLRRDIIARGISPNKMTVIPNAVDIESFQLSGEPDAALKKQLGLDGATVIGFVGSFYAYEGLDLLVDALPRLLAARPELRLLLVGGGPQEANLKAQARRLGVAERVVFAGRVPHREVSRYYDLIDLLAYPRHSMRLTELVTPLKPLEAMAQGRVFIASDVGGHQELIRDGETGRLFAAGNVAALTAAIGDMLDHQSDWPTMRLAGRRFVEEVRNWRQSVARYEAPYSRLRAQ; translated from the coding sequence ATGCGTATCCTGCACGTTCTGGACCATTCGTTACCGCTCCATTCTGGCTACACGTTTCGGACCGCCAGCATTTTGCGCGAACAGGGCAAGCTCGGTTGGAAAACTTTTCATCTCACCAGCCCCAGACAGAGTGGCAGTTCCCAGGCGGAAGAAGACGCCGAAGGTTTGCACTTCTTTCGCACACCGCCACCGACCGGCGTGCTCGGCGACTTGCCGCTGCTGCGTCCCTGGCTGGAAATGCGCCTGACCGAGCAGCGCTTGTTGGGCCTCGCCAAGACCCTGAAACCGGATCTTCTGCACGCCCACTCGCCGGTCCTCAATGCCATCCCGACACTGCGTGCCGGTCGCCGCCTGGGGATTCCGGTCGTCTATGAAATCCGCGCCTTCTGGGAAGATGCCGCTGTCGATCATGGCACCACGCGCGAAGGCAGTCCGCGCTACCGTGCCACCCGCGCGCTTGAAACCTGGGCGCTGAAGCGGGTCGACCACGTCTTTACCATCTGCGAGGGATTGCGGCGCGACATCATCGCGCGCGGCATCTCGCCGAACAAAATGACCGTCATCCCGAATGCCGTCGACATCGAAAGCTTCCAGCTCTCGGGCGAACCTGATGCCGCCCTCAAGAAGCAACTTGGACTGGACGGGGCCACCGTGATCGGATTCGTCGGCTCTTTCTACGCCTACGAAGGACTAGACCTGCTCGTCGATGCACTCCCCCGGCTGCTCGCCGCCCGCCCCGAACTGCGCCTGCTGCTGGTTGGCGGCGGTCCCCAGGAGGCAAACCTCAAGGCGCAGGCCCGGCGTCTCGGCGTGGCCGAGCGGGTCGTCTTCGCCGGTCGCGTCCCGCATCGCGAAGTCAGTCGCTATTACGACCTGATCGACCTGCTCGCCTACCCGCGCCACTCGATGCGGCTCACCGAACTGGTGACCCCCCTCAAACCGCTCGAAGCCATGGCTCAGGGGCGCGTCTTCATTGCCTCCGACGTTGGTGGCCACCAGGAACTGATCCGCGATGGCGAGACCGGGCGTCTGTTCGCCGCCGGCAACGTTGCCGCCCTGACCGCTGCGATCGGCGACATGCTCGACCACCAATCGGACTGGCCGACGATGCGGCTGGCAGGCCGGCGATTTGTCGAGGAAGTGCGCAACTGGCGGCAAAGCGTCGCACGCTACGAGGCTCCCTATTCGCGCTTGCGGGCGCAGTGA
- a CDS encoding transposase: MGSVKRLADEVACGLREVHPRLRKTVVSKLALAVGAMIEGQTPNTVELANLLPLDTERQDMREQWLRRLLKNPRLGPGMVIEPFARAELAKAASHGQTVLLSLDQTDLGDRMALLMVALRVGDRAIPLAWRAEEGAANLGFAGQQVVLEPLLAWLPSGARVLLSADRFYPSAGLFGWLQARGWSDRLRLKSNVLTDTGQGDETTTGALAHGVTERYFTGVRLFAQGVITNLGILHEDGHPEPWIIAMDAAPTRASVLDDAARWAIEPMFSDVKGRGFDLEDSQLQHAERLERLVLIMALAMYWCVRAGRDEGLNDPTPLEKKSRRRTTPRIGASGNSIVAWSRGSRAACAV, translated from the coding sequence ATGGGAAGCGTCAAACGATTGGCTGATGAAGTGGCGTGCGGGCTGCGCGAGGTGCACCCGCGTCTGCGCAAGACGGTGGTGAGCAAGCTGGCGTTGGCGGTCGGGGCGATGATCGAAGGCCAAACCCCGAACACGGTGGAGTTGGCCAATCTGCTGCCCTTGGACACCGAGCGGCAGGACATGCGCGAGCAATGGCTGAGGCGTTTGCTGAAGAATCCGCGGTTGGGTCCGGGAATGGTGATTGAGCCCTTTGCACGAGCGGAGTTGGCGAAGGCGGCCAGCCATGGTCAGACGGTGTTGTTGAGCCTGGACCAAACCGATTTGGGTGATCGGATGGCGCTGCTGATGGTGGCGTTGCGGGTGGGTGATCGCGCGATACCGCTGGCGTGGCGGGCTGAGGAAGGGGCGGCCAATCTCGGCTTCGCGGGCCAGCAGGTGGTGTTGGAGCCGCTCCTGGCCTGGCTGCCGTCCGGGGCGCGCGTGCTGCTATCGGCGGACCGGTTCTATCCGTCGGCGGGCCTGTTCGGGTGGCTCCAAGCCCGGGGCTGGAGCGACCGGCTGCGCCTGAAGAGCAACGTGCTAACGGATACCGGGCAGGGCGATGAGACGACGACGGGCGCGTTGGCACACGGGGTGACGGAACGTTACTTCACCGGTGTGCGCCTGTTTGCGCAGGGGGTGATCACGAACCTCGGGATCCTGCACGAGGATGGCCACCCCGAGCCGTGGATCATTGCCATGGACGCCGCCCCGACACGGGCAAGCGTGCTTGACGACGCTGCTCGCTGGGCCATCGAACCGATGTTCTCCGACGTCAAGGGCCGGGGCTTCGACTTGGAGGATTCGCAACTCCAGCATGCCGAGCGTTTGGAGCGACTGGTGCTCATCATGGCCTTGGCCATGTACTGGTGTGTTCGCGCCGGCCGAGACGAGGGGCTGAACGATCCGACACCACTCGAAAAAAAGTCCAGGCGCAGAACGACCCCGCGCATTGGAGCTTCAGGAAACTCTATCGTAGCCTGGTCTCGTGGTTCACGCGCGGCCTGCGCCGTCTGA
- a CDS encoding glycosyltransferase: MSKPPALIVFSSLFPNSAQPNAGLFIRERLFRVGQHLPLVVVSPKPWFPGQELIRRFRPHYRPMPGHQERQDGIDVLFPRFLALPGLLRNLDSLSMALGSYPTLLRLKKQGYNLIDAHFAYPDGHSAVRLGQWLGLPVTVTLRGTEVPHSRNPKLRPRMREVFSKAKRVIAVSDSLKRLAIGLGMPPDKGVVVGNGVDTQRFQPVDRNEARARLGLPAKASVLISVGALVERKGFHRVIDCLPTLLARHPDLHYLIVGGSSPEGDNSAALRQQVDRLHLVERVHFLGALPPDALKWPFSAADIFVLASSNEGWANVILEAMACGLPVVATDVGGNREVVATDDLGIIVPFDDQAALVQALDKALGQPWERETVLAYARANAWDERVSRLLDIFSEGSRP, from the coding sequence ATGTCCAAACCGCCGGCGCTGATCGTCTTTTCCAGCCTGTTTCCCAACAGCGCCCAACCCAATGCCGGTCTGTTCATCCGCGAACGCCTGTTCCGCGTTGGCCAACATCTGCCGCTGGTGGTCGTCTCGCCTAAACCCTGGTTCCCTGGCCAAGAGCTGATCCGCCGGTTTCGCCCTCATTACCGTCCGATGCCCGGGCACCAGGAGCGGCAAGACGGCATCGATGTGCTCTTCCCCCGTTTCCTGGCCTTGCCCGGTCTGCTGCGCAATCTGGACAGCCTCTCGATGGCACTGGGCAGTTATCCGACCCTGCTGCGCCTCAAAAAACAGGGCTACAACCTCATTGATGCTCACTTTGCCTACCCCGATGGTCATTCGGCCGTCCGTTTAGGACAGTGGCTCGGCTTGCCCGTGACAGTCACCCTGCGTGGGACAGAGGTTCCCCACAGCCGCAATCCGAAGCTGCGCCCTCGGATGCGGGAGGTTTTCAGCAAGGCGAAGCGCGTGATCGCGGTGTCCGATTCGCTGAAGCGCCTGGCCATCGGTCTGGGTATGCCGCCTGACAAGGGTGTCGTGGTAGGCAATGGTGTGGACACGCAACGCTTCCAGCCTGTGGATCGAAACGAGGCACGGGCACGGCTGGGTTTGCCCGCGAAGGCGTCCGTCCTGATCTCCGTTGGCGCCCTGGTGGAGCGCAAGGGCTTTCATCGGGTGATCGACTGCCTGCCCACCTTGCTCGCGCGCCATCCAGATCTTCACTATCTCATCGTCGGCGGCTCCAGCCCGGAAGGCGACAACAGCGCCGCCCTTCGTCAACAGGTTGATCGCTTACATCTGGTGGAGCGGGTACACTTCCTGGGAGCCTTGCCGCCCGACGCACTCAAATGGCCGTTCTCGGCCGCCGACATCTTCGTGCTCGCGAGCAGCAACGAGGGTTGGGCGAATGTGATTCTGGAGGCCATGGCCTGCGGTTTGCCCGTGGTTGCGACCGACGTGGGCGGCAATCGGGAAGTCGTCGCCACCGACGATCTCGGAATCATCGTGCCATTTGACGATCAAGCGGCTTTGGTTCAAGCCCTGGATAAAGCGTTGGGCCAGCCCTGGGAGCGCGAAACCGTCTTGGCGTATGCCCGCGCCAACGCATGGGACGAACGGGTATCCCGACTGTTGGACATCTTCTCCGAGGGCTCGCGTCCATGA
- a CDS encoding putative O-glycosylation ligase, exosortase A system-associated yields MRDIVLALIIFGLLPFVLSRPVWGVYLSAWLGYMNAHRLCYGFMLSFPVVLVVALTTMIAMLASKEKMRMIWSRETIVLLLFVVWMGITTTQALYFDLALEQYDKVVKIQILTVMTIMLLTSKERVHLFVWVIALSLGFYGIKGGIFTILNGGAYRVQGPMGTFIGGNNEMALALVMTIPLMRYLHLQEPRKWLQMGLAGAMLLTAIAAIGSQSRGALVGMTIMGAMFWLKSRNKFATALLIAVAVVAIVSIMPQEWYDRMNTIETYQEDDSALGRINAWWTGFNVANARFTGGGFEMYRYPTFQAYAPEPDRVHDVHSIYFEVLGEHGWPGLTLFLLLLALTWLKCSHIIRFSKKRPDLKWAGDLAAMIQASMIGYMASGAFLGLAYFDYIYHLVALAVVTDFLIHDEGKTLAQKPEALSPTLKTPASIPARSLTSTSTMKR; encoded by the coding sequence ATGAGAGACATCGTCCTAGCGCTTATCATCTTCGGTCTGTTGCCGTTCGTACTCTCGCGGCCGGTCTGGGGCGTCTACCTGTCGGCCTGGCTCGGCTACATGAACGCGCACCGTCTCTGCTACGGCTTCATGCTCAGCTTTCCCGTCGTCTTGGTGGTTGCCCTGACCACCATGATCGCGATGCTGGCCTCGAAAGAGAAGATGCGGATGATCTGGAGCCGGGAAACCATCGTGCTCCTGCTTTTTGTCGTCTGGATGGGAATCACGACCACCCAGGCCCTCTACTTCGACCTCGCCCTTGAACAGTACGATAAGGTCGTCAAGATTCAGATCTTGACGGTCATGACCATCATGCTGCTCACCTCAAAAGAACGGGTCCACCTGTTCGTCTGGGTCATCGCTCTTTCGCTGGGCTTTTATGGGATCAAGGGGGGGATTTTTACCATCCTCAATGGCGGAGCGTACCGGGTGCAAGGCCCGATGGGGACTTTTATCGGCGGAAATAACGAGATGGCTCTCGCCCTGGTCATGACCATTCCGCTCATGCGCTATCTGCATCTTCAGGAACCTCGCAAATGGCTCCAGATGGGCCTTGCGGGCGCCATGCTACTCACGGCCATCGCCGCCATCGGCAGTCAGTCGCGCGGCGCGCTGGTCGGCATGACCATCATGGGCGCCATGTTCTGGCTGAAAAGCCGGAACAAGTTTGCGACCGCGCTCCTCATTGCCGTGGCCGTCGTGGCGATCGTCAGCATCATGCCGCAAGAGTGGTATGACCGCATGAATACCATCGAAACCTACCAAGAAGATGACTCTGCCCTTGGGCGGATCAATGCATGGTGGACGGGCTTTAATGTCGCGAATGCGCGGTTCACCGGAGGCGGTTTCGAGATGTATCGCTACCCCACCTTTCAAGCCTATGCCCCCGAGCCTGATCGCGTGCATGACGTGCACAGCATCTATTTCGAGGTCTTGGGAGAGCATGGCTGGCCTGGCCTGACGCTCTTTTTACTCCTGCTGGCACTCACCTGGCTCAAGTGTAGCCACATCATTCGATTCTCGAAGAAACGTCCGGATCTCAAATGGGCCGGGGATCTGGCCGCCATGATCCAGGCCAGCATGATCGGCTATATGGCGTCGGGCGCCTTTCTCGGTCTTGCCTACTTCGACTACATTTATCATCTCGTCGCCCTCGCGGTGGTCACTGACTTTCTGATTCATGACGAAGGAAAGACGTTGGCCCAGAAACCCGAAGCGCTTTCGCCGACTCTCAAGACACCCGCGTCCATCCCGGCGAGATCTCTCACATCAACGTCGACTATGAAGCGTTAA
- a CDS encoding ABC transporter permease: MIAIAKNLYDYRELMLSLAWKNIIVRYKQAYMGLAWAVIKPLLLMLIFSVVKSFVGIETGGIPYPILAFAALMPWILFQESASEGVNSVVGNASLIRKIYFPREIFPLTATLTKLIELLISFLILAGLMAYYQMAPTWNALWVPLIILYTLLAALVISLVGSAINVYYRDIGMALPVLLQIMMYLSPVIYPLSLVKQRLLEDQAAGSWSDILYFIYTLNPLAGIIDAFQRTMLQGLPPDLASLWPGVLLTAILLPISYKLFKTAESHFADVI, from the coding sequence ATGATCGCCATCGCCAAGAATCTCTACGACTACCGCGAATTAATGCTCAGCCTCGCCTGGAAGAACATCATCGTGCGTTACAAGCAGGCCTACATGGGCCTCGCCTGGGCCGTGATCAAACCGCTGCTGCTCATGCTGATCTTCAGCGTCGTCAAGAGCTTCGTCGGCATCGAAACCGGCGGCATTCCTTACCCTATTCTCGCCTTCGCCGCGCTCATGCCCTGGATCCTGTTCCAGGAATCCGCCTCGGAGGGCGTCAACAGCGTAGTCGGCAATGCGTCCCTGATCCGCAAGATCTACTTTCCGCGCGAGATCTTTCCCCTCACCGCCACCCTCACTAAGCTCATCGAGCTGCTGATCAGTTTCCTGATCCTCGCCGGCCTCATGGCCTATTATCAGATGGCCCCGACCTGGAATGCGCTCTGGGTGCCCCTGATCATCCTCTACACCCTGCTGGCCGCGCTCGTCATCAGCCTGGTGGGTTCCGCCATCAACGTCTATTACCGCGACATCGGCATGGCGTTGCCGGTGCTGCTGCAGATCATGATGTATCTCTCCCCGGTCATCTATCCGCTGTCGCTGGTCAAGCAGCGCCTGCTGGAAGATCAGGCCGCGGGATCCTGGTCCGACATCCTCTATTTCATTTACACGCTCAATCCGCTTGCCGGCATCATCGACGCCTTCCAGCGCACCATGCTCCAGGGACTGCCGCCCGATCTCGCCAGCCTCTGGCCCGGCGTCTTACTGACCGCGATCCTGCTGCCTATTTCGTACAAGCTGTTCAAGACCGCCGAGTCGCATTTCGCGGACGTGATTTGA